A portion of the Nitratidesulfovibrio termitidis HI1 genome contains these proteins:
- the rlmN gene encoding 23S rRNA (adenine(2503)-C(2))-methyltransferase RlmN, with translation MIDILNLTYDELEAWMTDELGEPRFRARQVWQWLWQKNARSFDAMTNVSKITRARLAEVARITWPEVRTVKTSSDGTVKFLLALADGALVETVLIPSESRDGKVRMTQCLSCQVGCAMGCTFCSTGSMGFERNMTMAEILGQVLVAREHLGDDRPDHPIVRNLVFMGMGEPLLNLNEVMRSLRTLNDEFGLCFSPRRITVSTCGIEKGLRELGESGLAFLAVSLHAPNQELRARIMPRAARWTLDDLMAALESYPLKTRERITFEYLLLGGVNDSIDHARELVRLVSRTKAKLNLIVYNPAEGLPYEAPSQARILAFEQYLWSKNVTAIIRKSKGQDIKAACGQLKASELAGLAELAEAGEGAAGPEDEDAE, from the coding sequence ATGATCGACATACTGAACCTGACCTACGACGAACTGGAAGCGTGGATGACCGACGAACTCGGCGAGCCGCGCTTTCGCGCCCGTCAGGTGTGGCAGTGGCTGTGGCAGAAGAATGCCCGGTCCTTCGACGCCATGACCAACGTTTCCAAGATCACCCGCGCCCGTCTGGCCGAGGTGGCGCGCATCACCTGGCCCGAAGTCCGCACCGTGAAGACCAGCAGCGACGGCACGGTGAAATTCCTGCTGGCCCTGGCCGACGGCGCGCTGGTGGAAACGGTGCTGATTCCCAGCGAATCGCGCGACGGCAAGGTGCGCATGACCCAGTGCCTGTCCTGCCAGGTGGGCTGCGCCATGGGCTGCACCTTTTGCAGCACGGGCAGCATGGGCTTTGAGCGCAACATGACCATGGCCGAGATTCTCGGGCAGGTGCTGGTGGCGCGCGAACACCTGGGCGACGACCGGCCCGATCATCCCATCGTGCGCAACCTGGTGTTCATGGGCATGGGCGAACCGCTGCTGAACCTGAACGAAGTCATGCGTTCGCTGCGCACCCTCAACGACGAATTCGGGCTGTGCTTCTCGCCCCGGCGCATCACCGTGTCCACCTGCGGCATCGAAAAAGGTCTGCGCGAACTGGGCGAAAGCGGACTGGCCTTCCTGGCCGTGTCGCTGCACGCGCCCAATCAGGAGCTGCGGGCGCGCATCATGCCCCGCGCGGCGCGCTGGACCCTGGACGACCTGATGGCCGCGCTGGAATCGTACCCGCTGAAAACGCGCGAACGCATCACCTTCGAATACCTGCTGCTGGGCGGGGTGAACGATTCCATCGACCATGCCCGCGAACTGGTGCGCCTTGTCTCGCGCACCAAGGCCAAGCTGAACCTCATCGTGTACAACCCGGCGGAAGGGCTGCCCTACGAAGCCCCCAGCCAGGCGCGCATCCTGGCCTTCGAGCAGTACCTGTGGTCCAAGAACGTCACGGCCATCATCCGCAAGAGCAAGGGGCAGGACATCAAGGCCGCCTGCGGCCAGTTGAAGGCCTCGGAACTGGCAGGACTGGCGGAACTGGCGGAAGCTGGGGAAGGCGCGGCAGGCCCCGAAGACGAGGACGCGGAATAA
- a CDS encoding iron-containing alcohol dehydrogenase: MKDFVYHNPVEVRFGPGVLAGLGARVRAAGLDHVVLVGGGEAARRVGAYDQAVASLSAADVRRSEVWGVTANPDLGTVLRIAAAAGTGAEGHAGISPNGGGTGFVAIGGGSVIDATKAAAALVPLLAEGRDPWSPFAERKPVTRSLPVFAVSILSGTGSEMNGNAVITRGASGHKWGMRCPSPVATFVDVSFQQGLPWHLTVNGAADAMSHVLEFSVVGTPAASAPAGVRRKDTELPFFAEEAVLAQNEALLRTIVRAATRLRADAHDTEAREALAWASGVGLSGLTGVGLGAGSWESHALEHAVSGLHPHVPHGMALAVIYPCWMEEVAQDKAPAMRRLAAALETTVAEALAEPGEDGNPSALPAGDRDAPERCALLLRALFLHWGAPAGLSHWGVAAGDVGRLVQLAKEYPRPLQLAAERVERVFRASV, translated from the coding sequence ATGAAGGATTTCGTCTATCACAACCCGGTGGAGGTCCGTTTCGGCCCCGGCGTTCTGGCCGGGCTTGGCGCGCGGGTACGCGCGGCCGGGCTCGACCATGTGGTGCTGGTGGGCGGCGGCGAGGCGGCGCGCCGCGTGGGCGCGTACGACCAGGCCGTGGCGTCCCTGAGCGCAGCGGACGTGCGCCGCAGCGAGGTGTGGGGCGTGACGGCAAACCCGGATCTGGGCACCGTGCTGCGCATCGCCGCGGCGGCGGGCACGGGAGCGGAAGGGCACGCCGGCATTTCCCCCAACGGCGGCGGGACGGGGTTTGTGGCCATCGGCGGCGGCAGCGTCATCGACGCCACCAAGGCGGCTGCGGCCCTGGTGCCCCTGCTGGCCGAAGGGCGCGACCCGTGGAGTCCCTTTGCCGAGCGCAAGCCGGTCACCCGTTCGCTGCCGGTGTTCGCGGTGTCCATCCTGTCCGGCACCGGATCGGAAATGAACGGCAACGCCGTGATCACCCGGGGCGCGTCGGGCCACAAGTGGGGCATGCGCTGCCCGTCGCCGGTGGCAACCTTCGTGGATGTGAGCTTCCAGCAGGGGCTGCCCTGGCACCTGACCGTGAACGGCGCGGCGGACGCCATGAGCCATGTGCTGGAATTTTCGGTGGTGGGCACGCCCGCCGCGTCCGCCCCGGCTGGTGTCAGGCGCAAGGACACGGAACTTCCCTTTTTTGCCGAAGAGGCGGTGCTGGCCCAGAACGAGGCCCTGCTGCGCACCATCGTGCGGGCCGCCACGCGCCTGCGTGCCGATGCCCATGACACGGAGGCGCGCGAGGCGCTGGCCTGGGCATCGGGCGTGGGGCTGTCCGGCCTGACCGGGGTGGGGCTGGGTGCCGGGTCGTGGGAATCGCACGCGCTGGAACACGCGGTCAGCGGCCTGCATCCGCATGTGCCGCACGGGATGGCCCTGGCCGTCATCTATCCGTGCTGGATGGAAGAAGTGGCACAGGACAAGGCCCCGGCCATGCGCAGACTGGCGGCGGCGCTGGAAACCACGGTGGCCGAGGCCCTGGCCGAGCCGGGCGAGGACGGCAACCCGTCGGCCCTGCCCGCTGGCGACCGGGACGCCCCGGAACGTTGCGCGCTGCTGCTGCGTGCGCTGTTCCTGCATTGGGGCGCGCCCGCCGGACTGTCCCACTGGGGCGTGGCCGCAGGCGACGTGGGGCGTCTGGTGCAACTGGCCAAGGAATATCCCCGCCCGCTGCAACTGGCGGCGGAACGGGTGGAACGGGTGTTTCGCGCGTCCGTGTAG